DNA sequence from the Tachysurus fulvidraco isolate hzauxx_2018 chromosome 1, HZAU_PFXX_2.0, whole genome shotgun sequence genome:
TGGCTATTGCATGTGTTTGATTACGAAAGGTGCACTCTCTGTCTAATGTGTTTTAGAGATGGCGATTTGGTTGAAGAGCACTTCTGCCTTGACCCCACAAGTTTTGCTGTAATGTCGGTTTAGTACTGTTACATAAATCGGGCATTGATATTGAAGAACCTGACGCAGTTGCTGGATCACTGTTTTTGTACTGGCCATTGCCGTAAAAGATTCCGTTGGCTCTTTATAAAACGTTAATCCCTTCGATTGGTAGGTATTTATGCACACATGCATTAGAATGGGAAAATATACCTAACAGAATAACAGTCTTGCTTTGTTCATAGGTGTTGTGGCGGCCCGTAACTATTCCAGTCGGCgtgctctgtgtttgtgtatggcTGCAGTGCTGTCCTGTTTCCAATTTcatctttttgtttactgttcTTTTTCGGCTGCTCTTTTTAGTggtattaatattttatttctgaagtTTGAAGTATTTCATTTGCAATTTTAATTATATCTTTGTGATATTTCTTTAGTTTGCTTTTGTTCTTCAGTTGCATTCGATTTTGCATTGCTTCTGGGGTTtgaactgttttgttttcattttaattttgtgaatTCTTATTCAATTTGCTTTCTCTTCAATTTCATTGGATTTCGTTTTtgatttatataatttgtttataaaGTCTATTCTTCTTTACCCccttcttttacatttaattgtattttgttAAAATTGATTTGTTTCAAGCAACTATTTATTTGTTGCAAAAATTAtttacttgtgttttttttgaaCAATTCAGTCTCCAACATGACTGTAATTGATGCATGTCATCTTTGTCATGGCAGGGCCTGAGCACTAGGGGCAGAAGACTGATTTGTGGTGGTGGTATTTCCTCATAAGTGTGCAGTGATCACCtcaccgtgtgtgtgcgcgcgtgcatgTGTACACAGTGAAGTGCAGTGATTCACCTACAAGGGGTGTGGTCTGATTATCCGCTTCTCTTGTACTGGTAAACTCTGGTCCCTGGCCCTCAGCTTGTTCAAAGTAAGAGACCTGTAGTCTGCTGGGctgaaaaatgtttctttatttattttaatattgttgtAATGAAGATGTCAATAAAGATAATTTTGTATTGTTACCTATGTCTCTGACTCTAATTAGTGATACGAATTTGTGTATACCAGTTGTAGGTGTCCCATTCTAATTCATTGGGTGAAATTCCCAAAAGTGGCGTAGTCGAAACTGATACCTCGTTACTTTCCTCATTTGTATTTCTAGTAATAATTGTTGTTGCACTTCTAACTCCCGCCACACCTGCAACCCGATGGTGTAGAAaatagacggatggatggatgtaacCGTCCTGTATGAGTGACAGGATTCAGCCTTCCTGAGCTCATGAAAGTACTGACTGGAAAACCTGTTGAGCCAAAGAGTTGCATGtcctggagcagagaaggttaagAGAAGATTATTAAGTCCATTAAATCTAACGTTTATGATTTGATTTATCAAGCATTATAGCTTGATGCTTCTAGAACCTATACAGTGTGAGTCACGCATGAAGAGGCTGGAACCACATCATAAAGCTGGAtgcagaaacagacacagaaattaACCAGTGATTGACTTTATGGTTTTAATTAGCAAAAATggtaaaaattaataaatacaaattgatCAAATGCTCCTAAAATGCCCATCCCCTTCAACATGAAGAAAGATGTGTAAATGTGCATTAAATAACTTACACGAAGAAAACGATGAAGTCTATGAATGAAACGAACAGACCAACATCAGGCAGCACcaaacaacaaagaccaacaaagaccagataacatACAAACTGTAAAAAAGTAATTCATCACATCATACTTTAAAACCATTATGAAAAAATATTCAACACTTCTTTCCAAGAGAACTATGTAAATCGCATACTGAACACTTCAGAATTAGTTTGGCACGAGGGTTGTACCACTGTgaatttgttgtgtttgtgcaaTACTCCTTATCTGATTGCCTTCCTGAATGCGTACAGGTGAGAGGCCCTTTAATGAGGTAATGGTAAAAGGAAGGCGTGcaagtgtgtgttgagtgaaaACGTGAACGGCGAGACCTCAACACTCTGCCCGGTCGACTGTAACGCACTGCCTCTGTGTTGGACTTTCCAGTAGTTTCAtgtttcaagaaaaaaaaaataatctttttttttaaaccactttAAGGACCAATAAAATGACACAAACACTTATTCTCTAGTGTACGTTATGTATATGCAGAGACTTTCCACACTTTTCGGACACTACGGCTTTAAACATCCAAACACAAATGGTCAGTCTTATCATCGAACCCTGACATTACAGACCCGACAAGGGCTGAAGATGGCATTTGCAAATATTCAATTTAATGGGCAATCCCTTAACATCCCCTTAAACACACTTTTATTATATCAGACATTTCATCAtcatagcaaaaaaaataaaaagtaataataataataataattaaataaaataacaattctCTGTATTATAAAGAACATCGAAGTTCACAACTGAGATCAAACAGCTGGAGTGAGATTCAATAAgagttttgtatttgtatttcccCCGATTTCCCCTTTAATTTTTACTGGGCTTCAAGCTGCCCACcagttttttttgtccattaGGTCCCAGTCAAATTGTGGCAGATACACATACGTCTGTataaacagcaaacaaacatttattcatcTAGAAAATGTTCTGTCTCCCACAGGGCTTTAGAAAATTAAGATCAAGTGGCTCACTGCTAAACAATATCAAGTAGCAGGTCTGAAATGAAGCTTAGCTGCTTTGAATCGATCCGACTAAACCGTGAAACGGACGCAAAAGTGCTCcagaaataagagagagagaaaaaaaaaaaacaaaaaaaaaaacagatgaattTGTATGAACTGAAAGTGCAAAATCATCATAATTAAAACAACAGGTCTTGTAAACAAAACTCAAATCAGGCACTGGCCGAAAAATAAGCATAATATACACAACTAAAATCTGATGATAGTGCAACAAAAAAGCAGTAATGACTCCTGGACAGGAAAACACGCCATTTTGCCAAATCACACTGACACGCACGTTCCTCCAACTGGGACATCGAATAACCAAGAAACCAGAGCATGTTAAGGCAACCGCTTTAAAACTCTACTGCAGGCCAGACAGGCTGATTGCCTGAgtagtgaaacacacacactcacacacacaaagctgatACGAGGACACAACCAgtactattatttatatttacacagacCTGCATCACATTAATATTTGTAATTTGCATCTCTGCGAGATCTGTTGTGCTTCGTTATCGACATAAAGTTTCATAAAAGTCGCCGTAGCCTTGTATAAAACACGCAAGTCTTGTATTTGTAATGGTCTGACACTCGCATCTGTAGACTTTCAGAGATATGGTACAAATGCAGCATGTCTTTGATCGCTCGCTCTTGAACAGGATACGACGGCAGATGAGCCGAGCTTCGGTGTTGGGTTCGTTTACCTTCCTGTGCTGTTGGGTTCTTAGCTAAACCTGGCGCTCCTGTGCTTTTGTTCCGAGTCGTGTTAACAGTGCTGCCATGTGGAAGGCTAACACTTCAgctaataaaacaatacaaaatagaAAGCCCTTGTATAATGCTACATAAGCATCAtttcacaaataaaacatttcccttGATAAAATGTGCATAAACCAACAGTAAAGTACCACAGGGCCAAATAAACCCAGAAGGGACACATCAGAGTGCTGCGCAACCCTTCACTAACAAACCGTGACTCAGTGTCCGCATGCTGCCGGCCCTGTGGCACGCTACAGAGGGAAAATAACCACGAGCTCACTGTAAAATAGGGGTTCAGACTCGTTCTATTAACTAACTGATTGATTCGTTAGAGTGTCGTGTTCAGAACGTAGAACGTTACGCTTGTACTCCTCTGTGGTAAAGGTTGTGTTCGAGATCCGACACCAAACTCACTAACCGCCttaacactcaaacacacgGCATTGTGATCACTAGTAAAGGCTGTCTGACTTTTTATTAAGAGTCCTCAATACTGATGCTACGCAAATACAACGCTATTATTCAAACATCTATTTAATCGCCATAAAGTAAAAATACATGTCCCTGTGGCAAACAATATTTGGCAAAACAGAGCTGAGTAATTGATTTGAAAAGACAAGAAGTTAAAAATATACTTACAGAATTGCTGCACGTGGACGTTATAAATAGAACAAATACATCTAATAGGTGTGTAGCTTGTTGAACACCTGGAAGACCTGCTTGTAAATTAGTATTCATGTCGTTCACTTAGCAGTTCTGCTTTGGAGCCCAGAAGAGAGAAAAGCCCTACACCTGTACTGGACTGATTCTTTCACTCTAACAGCCTTATTACGCCTTTTAACACCATTAGGACCAGAAGTAGACATGTACCGATATACAGATTTCACACTGTGACGTTACTGCGACTTGAACTTGGTTCATGATGTAATCACAAGATCACATGAATACATACTACATCCTTATCTCAGTTTAACTGCAAACAGCAGCGAGAGGATTTGGCAACCTCATATTCACGACTTCTATGTTCttgtgcatttattttacaatccagttgcaaaaaaaaaaaaaagaaagccccGTGATGGACTGACATCCCACGCAGGGTGTCTTCCCGCCTCAAGCCCAGTGTTCCTGCCTGCTCCAGATAAACTGGgactctgaccaggataaagtcatactgaaaatgaatgaataaattaatgaagaTGCTAAAAGAAAACTAGAATTATACGTAAGGTTAGTTTTTGTGTTGAGTTActataagcaaaaaaaatattggcTACAATAAAAAGACTCTCTCTTTATATAGCGTAACTATTGTATATTATCGGCACATGCCTACTTATATGTCCTAAAACTAATGGTTTAATAGATGGTAAAAGCCTTTGCTCAGTTGTTCCGGACGCTTTCCAAACAAGAGGTGCAATGGCTACTATAGCAGGCACACGTCGGTGTGATATCTTAAACTCTGATAActcttcatttatttctttatattattattggttattattattattattattattattattattattattattatttgtgttaaattttTCAGGTGCTGGTACTTTAGAACTTTTAATCCTGCTCATTCCAAATGGCACTGTGGATTCTTACAGACAAGACAACACAGGAACAGAAACATCAAATGGCATTAACTTAGGACACTTTTTAGATCGGGGGTTGTATGGGGTGTAATGGGGCAGAACGGGATGCACACTTTAATGTCGATACTATTCTATACCTTGTACTACCTCTGCCATGGGCATTACTGTAGGCAACGGAGGCTCTGCACTTCCTCTGAGGTCCCtgatgctgtttttatttatgtctccCATGCAGCCTTTATCACTGGTGATATTTTGGTTTTCACTTTCCTCGAGTTCATCCTCTGGCTCCAGAGTCCCGTTTGAGCTGGCACACATGGTGTTCTGGCTGTGTGTATTGCTGAGAGTTGGAGAGGTGTTTGTAACAGGATCGTGTCGGCTAATGTTCTTCGTTTCACTGGTGTCCTCGCTTTTCTCAGCAACTGAGACACTGCTGTTGGTGTTTGTGGGAGTGTTGAGTAGGTTTGAGGTATCTCTGAGATCTGTAAAGGTGTTGCCTACGTCAGAGAGACTACCGAAGCTTGTGCTGTTCTTTTGGTTTGGATGTTGGTTTTCCTCTGAGCTGGGAGCACTGTTGGGTTGTTGGATGAAAATAGTGCCTGGATTTCCGTTGGTAATGCCCATGGCCAAGAACTGGGGCAGAGAGGGCAGTTGGATGCCCCTAATAAGACGCACTAGATCCTTCACCTTCTCTATCGAGGCCTCCATTTCCTTCTGTCGGGCCAGAActccatttctgctctctgtgcaTATCTGAAGGAGGCGAGAACGAGTAAACTAAATACAAGTTTAAGTCATCTTAAGATTTAAAAACGTCATGGAATGACTAATTATGTGGCTATAGTTGGAAACCTTGGGGCTGGAGATATAAATGAGACTTGATCTCACCGTGATGGAGTCACTGAGGTGTTTAGCTTTAAGCTCGAgctcctctctctcctgctgCAGTTCAGAGCTCCACTTCTCCAACCTTTGCTTCTCCTGTTCTCTTTCTGCGAGACAAATCACATGTCATGGCACGTATTTGAATCACTACAAGGTAGGAAATCAAACAGTGTAAACTGTTACTAAAGACCCGCCAACCCCGAAGAGGTATAATGtacttttgtttctatagtcCTTTCAGTAAAATATGTTCTGTACAGTAATTAATAGGAGAATACACAGTAAAATGTGTCTAGTGTCTACAGCTGAACTAACACAGAcacgtgcatgcagggattcacgtGCACTCCAGTCTCTACCATGACATGCTGTTTGACTGTGCTACTGACCAGCAAagtgaaataaacagaaattatcttcatttttgtttattgtggggttttcatttttcaatagTATTCCATAATACTGATGTTTCGCTCAATACTTATTCTAATGTCAACTAAATCATTTAACAACAGTTTATTAATGTAAGGAGAGGGGAAAGAAGCGGGTGTACAAATAATACTGGAGTTCAAATCATTTGCTCATTTAATTAGTCAACCGTTCCGTATAACACGGCTGCTCTGTTTGTGCGTTTTTCAGTAATAACTAATAAAAGTACTATGAGGTTAAAATGTAGGGCTCCTGTATGAAATGCATAAAGATTCAAACTCAAACCCGTTACCTGCTTTGTATGAAATGTAGGAATGGACTATAGCAAGAGTTCCAGGCCACTCGATCACTTCATCCTTCTTCAAAATCtggaaattgtaaaaaaaaaaaaatatataataataaagtaaataaataaatataaaccacTGTTGGCAATCAAAGCACACAGCAGCATATCTTTGGTgcagaaatgataaaaaaaaaaagatatgaacTTGACAGAAGTGGATGAGGACAATGCAACATTGAAAAATGCAAATAACCGAGAACCGAGGACAATGAAGCATGTTCTAGTTCCAAAGCACAGAACAGCTTTGGCTCAAGTTCAAAGGACTGAACTGCTCCCATGtcactgagactgtgtgtaGTTCTTCAATATGGCCAAATCCCTGCTTGCTAAGGCTGGGGAAATAATCTCTATAGTTTAAAAGGAGCAGAAATTAGCAGAAGTTCAGGGGAAAAAGTTGTAGGTGCTCACGTGGGCATTTACCTGCTTTTTGCACGAGGGGCAAATCCACATGCCCTGAGGCACATTGTGTAGGGTCGGCGTCAGGCAGTCCGGGTGATAGACGCGTGAGCAGGCGTCACACATGAGTAACTGCCCACTGCGCCTACACACCGTACAGAAAGCATCATGGATGTCTCCCTGCCACACAGAATCCACCAATCACAACACTGACTGCCACATGCTGGGCCAATCACACAAGTGGAGGCGGAACTTAGATTTCTAAAATGCCCAGGAGGATTCATTCAACTAATTCTCTAAACAATTCTGAGCAACTTTTAACTGGTGTCCTAATACTTAAAGTCACGTGTCGTGTTACAATATAAATCACAGCTCTTTAATGATATCTTTTATGAAGATCTATTCTATACAAAAGGACAAACCCATAGAGTAAAAAGCAGGTTACAGGACAAACGCTGGTCAGTTCGACTCATCTATTTTAGTTATAGAATGATTTAAACACTGGAAatggtcacaaagcagcttatTAGAGTCCAGATGCAGGCCTTAGTTTACGATAAGGAAGCCGGAGGCGACAACAGCGAGGACAAACATCCTGAGACAACCTCAATTGGAACTAGATTCAAAAGTAAAGGCAGATTACgtaagattataaatcattacgcTTCTACagttgtaatgatttataatgctACAATCTGTCTGTGGTCGTTCAAGCTTCATTTAGCCCCCACTGAGCCCACAGGTTCATCTGCCACATAGGGAGTGCTGGGGATCCTGAAGAGAACAGGGGAGTGTATCAGTGGGTGCAGTAGTCTCCCGTAGCTACTTACATCCCCCACTGAGCTCGGGCTGAGACGAGGGCTGGATGGGGATGGATGTGATGAGAGGGATTGTGGAAAGACGGGGAATTGAGGACCCACACACGCTGGGTGTAGGCTGGTGGGGGTCAAAGGGCTGATGCCCCTCTCCACCCCGCGGCTGGGTTTGGGTGGGCGACCTGGGTGAGATGAGATAGACaacaaaaggggaaaaaaaaataaaatgaaaagacaaataaaaagaaacactgGTAGGACATACCTCCGATGAGCCGTCCTCGTTGGCTGGAACAGAAAGAGAAGTGGGAATGGAAACGTTAGATTAGACAAGAGAAAACAGCAACGCAGGGATTCAACCTCAAGAATAAACCAGCAACGTGGATTTAACTGTTCATTTAATACAGGTTAAATAGGTAAGTGTAATCATTAATAATCAGCTTAATAAGTTCCTTTCACAGGACGTGTAATGCCTCAGTTCATTTCTCATCTCAATAAAGTTAGAAGAGCGACCGTGCTGATGCTGAGAGTTaaagaggaaagctgtagaaaGACGATTCTGTTACAATGCAAAAAACGGTTGTGGATACGTGTTTACTGAGTGGTTCAAGAAGCCTATATTatgtgaaaatatttttctacagacTATTTCTAAAACATAGTAAATTGGGTTTTCTGTTTTAATGCTTGTTAAAGTTTGCAGTTTCATTTacatcaggggtgtcaaactctggcccatgggccaaatttggcccacggtgtaattatatttggccggCGAGATCATaacaaatgtgcattacagctggctagccgcatgctccgctaatactacaaatcccagaatgccttgccactgtattgacatTCGTTAACAACCCTGCTACAGTCACAttgggcaagttaattccaccctccacaaaaacggccaaacgaaagatggacaataggagctttcaagacagatgggaggcagattatctgttcacgattATAAAGGACAGACCAGTTTCTCTTGTGTGCTAActgagctaacgtgtctgtaacgaaagaatagaacataagaagacactatgacactaaacattatgagaagtataaggacctggacgtaaagcagaagctccagaaggtggaggagatgaaaaaaagtctggtttcccttCAGACTATGTTCTtgaaagctaaatcaaaaagtgaagctgctgtaaaggctgtaaagctttattgtggcagcagagatggaCAAATCTGCctggccctttaatgagggagagtgtgtcaaaaagtgtatggtcaaagtttgcgaaatgaacaccactgatgtgtcttttatttcaaatttaatttcttatgtgtttttaacatcaagctctggttgttccaaatcctgtatttaagcaaaactaaagtttgtttccatatgaaaaaggttgaacattacatatcagttgcagttcattttacaataaacattCAGTTTGGCCGTGACTTTATCTCTGTtatatattttggcccactgtgaatttgagtttgacacccctggtctacatgaacaaacaaaagTCTGCAGTCGCATTTCCCAGTTTCTTCCAAAACTAAAATGGAAACACAGTTCGTTTTGCATCTATACTACAGATACTATGAATGAAAATACAAAAGTGCGCTTTGCATTTGCACGGATACGACGTTGCAATTTTTTCGTCCCCCAAATTGAAATTGcaataagatttaaaaacagtCCAGAAAATACTTCCATACACATCTTTTGCAGATCTCAAAGCTCAGGATAGTATGTTATTATGTCCCAGACAGTGTTCAGACTTTAATAGAGCACGCGAGGGAAGCCGGCCTCGGAGCAGCGAGTGTGATCGTTATAAATGCGACGTGAGTTCTGACGATTTGAAAAGTAATAATTAGATAAAAACGTTTAAAATAAGTTACAGGAAACTGAGGTTTGTAAATAGAAATATAGCTGATATGAAGTCCACATGTTATCTTCAGCTAAAAGAGACTGTTTTTAATGTAAGGAGAAAATGTACAACTAATAAAGTTAGAAAGAAGGGTGGAGAAGATCATGTAATTATTGTGCACAGCTAAACTTTTAGGCAGAGGAAGAAAGCTGAACTTCGATGaagattgtttgttttaatgaaacaatATTTTGCATTTGCACGGATGTATCGGACTAATTAAAGCAGAATGTTTAAATAGAGCTTGTAGGAAGCACTTgaatataactgtgtgtgtgtgtgtgtgtgtatatgtgtgtgtgtgtatgcgtgtgagtgtgtgtgtgcgtgtgggtgtgtgtgagtgtgtgtgagtgagagaaagttgCACAGGTACCAGTGAaagcacactacacacacacacatacacacacacacacactacacacacaccacacacacacgcgcacgcgcccACACACAGTTAAAATATAGACTGATGTACTCACCTCTCTTACTGTACTCTTGATTAGCAGAATTCAGGTAAGACACTGTGCTTTTCTTACGCTGTAACACAATCGCAGTTAAGGAATCATCTTCCACATATTACAGTACGTGcacactgtatctgtgtgtgtgtgggagtgtgttaCCTCTGGCTCAAACACTGCTCCACTGTACACCGGATTTGCTGTTGttcgtctctttctctcttgacGTTTGCTCTGAATCTCTGCACACAAGACAAAGCGCTGAGGTTAACACAAAGAGCCCGGACGCTTTGACTGGATTGagtgtaactttgaacaaaatgCACGAGTGGAGCGAGTCTTCATACGACGGATACTTGCTGTGCTACATGTACTTAGTAAACTTGCCAAAATGGagacacactcctacacacactcaccctccaGATAGTCGTGTGTTACAAGCCCCAGAGACAGCATGAAGGCCAGTTTCTgtagacacaaacacagtgaaaaaCATCACTAACCTGTGAC
Encoded proteins:
- the phf21aa gene encoding PHD finger protein 21Aa isoform X1 — protein: MVFKTAVAVKAEGGVEFGQKGLMMELQSLQEALKVEIQIHQKLVAQMKQDPQNAELKLQLHDLQAKITVLSERQKKVVEQLRRDLLVKQDSGEIRLQTHTQLPLQADGKTTTLISNQNQSSLPPTHLNAPQNSVSVTPVIATKTLPLMLRAATPTTPIAMMPTPTIAMVTTLTNTPRPSLPNSDPQNSPVGLQTASKPANQGTEPVRIVPKNTIVVMPKTSVAPAALQPILASSQQPVLLTAKLSSALLPSTGPVHQLHIFNPQPGTASVPPGSTNATQSCPGSAQAGFNIIQPCPGITMTLSTNISQFSTSSTKHSTQLPSILISPQPSKPHAASSAQANTDSANAGNPHTSRGSESCPNTPTPDTVDRVEPKTSTSSPAPCPVPLKSPVPPSPTSNTHIHSNSNTPATAHTPTPKSQDNPLKLAFMLSLGLVTHDYLEEIQSKRQERKRRTTANPVYSGAVFEPERKKSTVSYLNSANQEYSKRGRPPKPSRGVERGISPLTPTSLHPACVGPQFPVFPQSLSSHPSPSSPRLSPSSVGDGDIHDAFCTVCRRSGQLLMCDACSRVYHPDCLTPTLHNVPQGMWICPSCKKQILKKDEVIEWPGTLAIVHSYISYKAEREQEKQRLEKWSSELQQEREELELKAKHLSDSITICTESRNGVLARQKEMEASIEKVKDLVRLIRGIQLPSLPQFLAMGITNGNPGTIFIQQPNSAPSSEENQHPNQKNSTSFGSLSDVGNTFTDLRDTSNLLNTPTNTNSSVSVAEKSEDTSETKNISRHDPVTNTSPTLSNTHSQNTMCASSNGTLEPEDELEESENQNITSDKGCMGDINKNSIRDLRGSAEPPLPTVMPMAEVVQGIE